The genomic stretch GCTCATCTGAAGGTGAAATTTTTTTGCCTAAGCACTTGATATTCTTATTATCTGTTTCGCGGTTTGAAAAGTATAGGACTGAGGCGTTGAGATCATATTTCCAACTTGTTTGGTTCTAAGacatagtagtagtagtagtaatagtagtAGTTGTAGTTGTTGTAAACTGAGAGCGTTTTACACTACCGATGTAGTTTAGTTGATAGCTGGTTAATATCTTTTACAGTTTGTCAATTTATATCTATTATATACAGTTACCTATTAGTTGGCTTTAGTTGGTTTTAAGCACCAGATAgtttaaaatattttctctacCATTTTTGAAGAATTTGCTGTGCAACTGCATTCTGGCTAATACTTCTGTTTACCTGAATTCTTTAGTTATCTTGGTTCATGCGTAATCATAATGTTTTTCTTTATAGAAATTTGAGTATTCATCACCATGATAAACTCTGATTTTTCAACACATAAGCAGCAGGCAATTTCAAGTGATAGTTAGCTAGTCTATGCCAGTTATCAAAACTAGTTTTGTCATTTTTGTGTTCCCAGTTAGTTTACTTCAGCTAGAGGTTTCAGTTATTGGATATTCTAGCTGCCATTAGGCAGTTCTTCTTTCAAATCAAGAATATTTGAAATTGGATTAGCCAGCTATAGCTGGCTGTTAGTGGATTGTATCTTTCTGTAACTTGAGATGCAAAGGCTGTTCTGCAATGTTGTCGACTTTGCTGTAGGGATAATTTAGTCATTTCTTATTGACTATTCTGTGTCTATATCCATAGAATGCATTGGATCAGAATGTTACGCTCCGAATTTTGAATGATTCCAGAACTTTGTAGTGCTATGAAATTGACAATCATCTTTGAATGTTGAGATGAGATGCAATGCTTGCTGGCGAGAACTGGAAGGACAGGCCATCACCACCACTTGTGGCCACGTGTTCTGTATCCTAGTTTTATATGTATTCCATATAGACATGCATATGTTCTGTGTGTGTTCCAGCCCCCAAGAGAATGTCTTAGCTGTCCAAGAACTAGAGTTACAATCTTGGGAATCAAGTTCTGAATCCAACAGAGGTGACACTAAGTGAATTCTTCCATTCTTCCAATCTCTTGGTGGCAGAATTATCCGTTACCTATATTAGTGGGAGGTAGCATGTACTGATGGCATATTCGATGCGTGGAATCTGGCCTGGTACCACCATTAtcctaaaagagaaagaaattttGTTTTCCATGCAGAAATATATTTTTTGTGCAGTTTCCTCATGGATATGATTTTGGTGTACAACTGCTATGATTCCTTAACAATGTTAATAGGCCCGAATGATGCTAGTAAGATTCTCGGCAATGATGCAGCTTGTCCTATCTGTGATCAAGTTCTGTCTAAAAGGTTAGTCCTATCTAATATCACCTTATGGTTGAAGTGTTGTTTTGGTCACCTAAAGACGATGATTTCGCAAAAGGTATATAACTATATCCTAAATTTGCTTCTTCTCTAGCTTCTTGtccctttcttcttttgattcattaTTCTAgatcttttctttctccttcctTTTTTGTCGGGAGGGGGTGGGGCTTATGACACTTCCAGAAAATTGTTTTTGTTTTCCACTGCTAAATTTGGTATGGTAATtggttttcttttgcttttactAGCATTATCTAATCACTCAAAGTAATGTGTGGCATTTTGTCGAATTGGCTATCATGTAATTAATTATCTGACGTTTTTGCCTCAGTCTCATGAAACCTGTGGATGTCAATCCAAGTGATGAATGGACAAATGTAAGCATACATCCATGAAAGGATTGCTCCTTTATCACTTTTATAGTTCCTGTGACCTAATCATATTTGTTTCTCACACATTTCATCATCAGCATCCTAGTTAAAATTTGTTCACTCTCATGCAGATGGTCATGACTGGAATATCACCACAGATATGTATCCTTCATAGTGCTGTGTTGCAACATATGTAATATTCAGTTTTACTTTTAAAACATAGTGAAGTTGGGTTAGTTAAATTAACGTACTACTTTGCAAATTGGATTTAGCGTAATAGCACCTTTCAGAAATGGTATTTACATTAGCTTCATTATTTTCTCCTTAACCATACCCAGTAATGAAGAGTGCCTACAAAAGTGTGACGTTCTACATTGGGCAAAAGGAATTGGAAATGCAATTCAAGGTGAACAAGTTAGTCGCTCAATACCAACAGAAATGTGAGATGATGCAAGAGAAATTCGCTGAAAAGTTTGAGCAAGTGCGTACTGCATACCAGAAAGCGGCTAAAAAGTGCCAAATGCTTGAACAAGAGATCGAGAGCTTATCTAAAGACAAGCAGGAACTCCAAGAAAAGTTTGCTGAGAAATCCAGGTTCTTACAGTTTTTAACAGAGATTCTATTTgtccaagaaaaaaaaaagaattccaATGGAACTGCAAAAGTGTGCTCAAGTTATCCACTATAATCTATTGACTGAGGAGGTTGCAAAGTGTGCGGTGCTTTACTACTGGAATCCACTATCTTTGGCACATGCTCTCAGAATTAACATAAGTCCATGTTGTCAGGCAAAAGAGAAAACTTGATGAAATGTATGATCAGTTGAGAAATGAATATGATTCAGTAAAGCGCTCGGCCATTCAGCCAAGTAATTTCTTTTCAAGGACAGAGCCTGATATGTTCGCAAATCCTGCTAATATGATGGACAACAGAGATCATATGGGAAAAGGTAATCATTTTATTTTAAGAATAATCACATGGCATATGTGAGGTTGGTGCAGTTTGGCAAACTAGATTTGTTCTTCTTAGTGTATGAATACTCATTGACAAAATTCTTTGCATTTAAAAGATGAATTCTACTTAGTATTTGAACACTCAATTGTCAAAATACTTCGAATTTTGGATATTTTGCTCTCAAAACTGCACTAACCTTTGAGCAAAGTATTAGTTGACTCATTTGTCGCAGATTGGTCGGTCACTCCTGAAACTccaggaccaagagaagacataTGGCCTCCAGCAAGAAAGAATAGTTCCAACTCTGGCCCTTTCGATATCTCGAGTGGATCCCCTGCAAGACAATCAGCAATACCAGTGGATACTGGAAATAGAAGAGCAAGTGCACGTCCTATGCTTGGTGTTGGAACTGGAGCAAGCAATCCCTCACAGACCCTTAGGAATCTCATCCTTTCACCAATTAAGAGACCTCAGCTCTCACGCAACCGACCACAGATGTTCACGTAAGCCACAAAATTTACATCCAATAACCTGAGATATCAAAAGCTGAATTCTTAAAAAAATTGGTTTTCCAGGTTTTGAAGTCGGGAGATCTTTCAATTTCAATAGTGTGGAGAAATATATACTGAGATGCAACAATGGATCAGGTTTCCTGACATTTTACAGTGGGAAACTTTGTTTTGTGAATTAAAGTGCCAGATATTGGTATGCTTGCTGACTTTCCTTAGTGGCGGAAAAACTAAATATAAATCATATGGAGTAAGGTTTCATAGTTTACAGACAAGTGGATGATATGAGTTACAGTTTAATAGCTGCAACTTCTCGTATACTACTTAAGTGTAGGGTTCTAATTCCTCTAGAAGTCTTCTCTTCTTCTATCTTCGTTTCACCCTCCTCACTTTTAAATAATTTGGGCAGGATATTACCAGTCCCATATATAGTACTTCCAGGTGGACTCCACAAAAACTAATTCCAAATCTGGTTACTTTTTTGTTTCTTCCTAAATGTAGTGTCTAGGGGGTGTTTAAAACCTGTTCTAGCGTGATCTTCTGAAATACTTCAAAATATAAGTCATGTTCATTTTTGACTGTTTTAGCATCATTAGTTTTATGTCAACAGATAGTGTCTAGAGGTAATTTTCTCGTGATATAGTCTAAATGGACTTGATTCCTTGTGCTTGGGTGCTGCTGCTTTGGTTCTTAAAATTTGACAACATTTAATTAGGATACAAGTTTATTGTGTTGATCAGCTTTCCACTGTAATGAAACTCTGCTGGCTCACATATATGTAATAAATCAGCACCAGTAAATTCATTCTTATTTGAAGAGTTGGTGAGATTTTGCCAGCAAATTACTAGTATTAGTTTTGTCACTCTTTGCTGTAAATTACCTGTACTCTTTAGAATTTTATGAAACGACACTCCGTTCCTAGTACATAAACGTCAAACAAATGGTTTAAGGATATAAACTGACAGTGCTTTGCCTTGTCATCAATTCAAAGAACATCTATTAGACTTCCAGATGACATGCGGGTAACTTACAAAAGCATATTTTGGTATTATATAATCTCGTGATATCAAGTGGGAAGGCAAGAAAAACTTTCAAAAATGGAGCTTTCGGGGCAATCTAGTGATGGGCAAAAACTTATCTGCATCTAATGGTTACACAAATATTATTAATTTACCACGATCAACATATGCAGACCAAATTAGCGAAACTTAAATGCAATATGCCAACATGCATTCAAGATATTTATACGTAGATTTGATACTACAGTccgttacgcaacgccttcctgatgttctttggaagggcaacgtaaggctaagcaaccgatgtcagtgcgattgctgtccgccaatgaggtcccctccgcacgctagactagattgtcagtgccgtgcgggaaaaccaatgtcacgagcaattgcggaagctgagagagaattgggttttgaatgatgatgatgattttattgatgactgaaatgctgattacaaaagatgcggtgtcgagggggagagacaccagaaaatggcttgtttgaaaatgtttgattgtttggtcccccttaataatccttaaaaaaaataaaccaacattacatgactagtcctaataaagctgtagaagcacactgaatggaaatgatgtaaactagcctataattacgatgaaaaggacttagtttattacaaggtagaactaagtccgatggcagcaactttgtcttgcgggtcagggtctgcgcgcgcgttgctgtgggcgcgcgcgacacttgctgtgttggcctgaggctgggcgctggtgcttggcatcagggtctgtgcgcgaggcgctgctggaatgggcctgcagctgggcgctggcgaggcatcaggatctgcgcgcgcggcattgtcagggcgcgcgacgctgttgtcattggctaGCCCTTGGGCgttgg from Nicotiana sylvestris chromosome 12, ASM39365v2, whole genome shotgun sequence encodes the following:
- the LOC104213104 gene encoding E3 ubiquitin-protein ligase CCNB1IP1 homolog isoform X2; the protein is MRCNACWRELEGQAITTTCGHVFCPNDASKILGNDAACPICDQVLSKSLMKPVDVNPSDEWTNMVMTGISPQILMKSAYKSVTFYIGQKELEMQFKVNKLVAQYQQKCEMMQEKFAEKFEQVRTAYQKAAKKCQMLEQEIESLSKDKQELQEKFAEKSRQKRKLDEMYDQLRNEYDSVKRSAIQPSNFFSRTEPDMFANPANMMDNRDHMGKDWSVTPETPGPREDIWPPARKNSSNSGPFDISSGSPARQSAIPVDTGNRRASARPMLGVGTGASNPSQTLRNLILSPIKRPQLSRNRPQMFT
- the LOC104213104 gene encoding E3 ubiquitin-protein ligase CCNB1IP1 homolog isoform X1; its protein translation is MRCNACWRELEGQAITTTCGHVFCPNDASKILGNDAACPICDQVLSKSLMKPVDVNPSDEWTNMVMTGISPQILMKSAYKSVTFYIGQKELEMQFKVNKLVAQYQQKCEMMQEKFAEKFEQVRTAYQKAAKKCQMLEQEIESLSKDKQELQEKFAEKSRQKRKLDEMYDQLRNEYDSVKRSAIQPSNFFSRTEPDMFANPANMMDNRDHMGKDWSVTPETPGPREDIWPPARKNSSNSGPFDISSGSPARQSAIPVDTGNRRASARPMLGVGTGASNPSQTLRNLILSPIKRPQLSRNRPQMFTF
- the LOC104213104 gene encoding E3 ubiquitin-protein ligase CCNB1IP1 homolog isoform X3; the protein is MRCNACWRELEGQAITTTCGHVFCPNDASKILGNDAACPICDQVLSKSLMKPVDVNPSDEWTNMVMTGISPQILMKSAYKSVTFYIGQKELEMQFKVNKLVAQYQQKCEMMQEKFAEKFEQVRTAYQKAAKKCQMLEQEIESLSKDKQELQEKFAEKSRQKRKLDEMYDQLRNEYDSVKRSAIQPSNFFSRTEPDMFANPANMMDNRDHMGKGPREDIWPPARKNSSNSGPFDISSGSPARQSAIPVDTGNRRASARPMLGVGTGASNPSQTLRNLILSPIKRPQLSRNRPQMFTF
- the LOC104213104 gene encoding E3 ubiquitin-protein ligase CCNB1IP1 homolog isoform X4, whose protein sequence is MRCNACWRELEGQAITTTCGHVFCPNDASKILGNDAACPICDQVLSKSLMKPVDVNPSDEWTNMVMTGISPQILMKSAYKSVTFYIGQKELEMQFKVNKLVAQYQQKCEMMQEKFAEKFEQVRTAYQKAAKKCQMLEQEIESLSKDKQELQEKFAEKSRQKRKLDEMYDQLRNEYDSVKRSAIQPSNFFSRTEPDMFANPANMMDNRDHMGKGPREDIWPPARKNSSNSGPFDISSGSPARQSAIPVDTGNRRASARPMLGVGTGASNPSQTLRNLILSPIKRPQLSRNRPQMFT